A section of the Pseudomonas flavescens genome encodes:
- a CDS encoding peptidase U32 family protein, whose amino-acid sequence MSLPKNHLELLSPARDVSIAREAILHGADAIYIGGPSFGARHNACNEVSDIAGLVEFARRYHARVFTTINTILHDDELEPARTLIHQLYDAGVDALIVQDLGVLDLDIPPIELHASTQTDIRTLGRAKFLDQAGFSQLVLARELNLQEIRAIADETDAAIEFFIHGALCVAFSGQCNISHAQNGRSANRGDCSQACRLPYTLKDDQGRVVAFEKHLLSMKDNNQSANLRALVEAGVRSFKIEGRYKDMGYVKNITAYYRQRLDDILEDRPDLARASSGRTAHFFLPDPDKTFHRGSTDYFVTDRKVDIGAFDSPTFTGLSVGHVEKVNKRDLIAVTFEPLSNGDGLNVLVKREVVGFRTNIAELKEEFEEDGEKRWRYRVEPNEMPAGMFRLRPNHPLSRNLDHNWQQALLKTSAERRIGIQWKAELREERLTLTATSEEGLSASASLDGPFGAANKPEQALEGLRDLLTQLGTTIYHAQGVELDAPQAFFVPNSQLKSLRREAIDALTEARIAAHPRGGRKAESTPPPVYPESHLSFLANVYNHKAREFYHRHGVQLIDAAYEAHEELGEVPVMITKHCLRFSFNLCPKQAKGVTGVKTKVAPMQLVHGDEVLTLKFDCKPCEMHVIGKMKGHILDLPLPGSAAAQVVGHITPEDLMKTARQRGPH is encoded by the coding sequence ATGTCCTTGCCCAAGAACCACCTGGAACTGCTCAGCCCTGCCCGTGATGTCAGCATCGCCCGCGAGGCCATCCTGCATGGCGCCGACGCCATCTACATCGGCGGCCCGAGCTTCGGCGCGCGGCACAACGCGTGCAACGAGGTCAGCGATATCGCCGGGCTCGTGGAGTTCGCCCGCCGCTATCACGCCCGGGTGTTCACCACCATCAACACCATCCTGCATGACGATGAGCTGGAGCCAGCACGCACGCTGATCCACCAGCTCTACGACGCGGGCGTGGATGCATTGATCGTGCAGGACCTGGGCGTGCTGGATCTGGACATTCCGCCGATCGAGCTGCACGCCAGCACGCAGACGGACATCCGTACCCTGGGCAGGGCCAAGTTCCTCGATCAGGCCGGTTTCTCGCAACTGGTCCTGGCCCGCGAGCTGAACCTGCAGGAAATCCGCGCCATCGCCGATGAAACCGATGCAGCCATCGAATTCTTCATCCATGGCGCGCTGTGCGTGGCCTTCTCCGGGCAGTGCAACATTTCCCACGCCCAGAACGGCCGCAGCGCCAACCGCGGCGACTGCTCCCAGGCCTGTCGCCTGCCCTACACCCTGAAGGACGATCAGGGTCGCGTGGTAGCCTTCGAGAAGCATCTGCTGTCGATGAAGGACAACAACCAGAGCGCCAACCTGCGCGCGCTGGTCGAAGCTGGCGTGCGTTCGTTCAAGATCGAAGGCCGCTACAAGGACATGGGCTACGTGAAGAACATCACTGCCTACTACCGCCAGCGTCTCGACGACATCCTCGAAGACCGCCCGGATCTCGCCCGTGCCTCGAGCGGCCGCACGGCGCATTTCTTCCTGCCCGACCCGGACAAGACCTTCCACCGCGGCAGCACCGACTACTTCGTCACCGACCGCAAGGTCGATATCGGCGCCTTCGATTCGCCGACCTTCACCGGGCTTTCCGTTGGCCACGTCGAGAAAGTGAACAAGCGCGACCTGATCGCCGTTACCTTTGAACCGCTGTCCAACGGTGACGGCCTCAATGTGCTGGTCAAACGCGAAGTGGTGGGCTTTCGCACCAATATTGCCGAGTTGAAAGAAGAGTTCGAAGAAGACGGCGAGAAGCGCTGGCGCTATCGCGTCGAGCCCAACGAGATGCCGGCGGGCATGTTCCGCCTGCGCCCCAACCATCCACTGAGCCGTAACCTCGACCACAACTGGCAGCAGGCACTGCTCAAGACCTCCGCAGAGCGCCGCATCGGTATCCAGTGGAAAGCAGAACTGCGCGAAGAACGCCTGACCCTGACCGCAACCAGCGAGGAAGGCCTGAGCGCCTCTGCCAGCCTGGACGGCCCGTTTGGTGCGGCCAACAAACCGGAGCAGGCCCTCGAAGGGCTGCGTGATCTGCTCACCCAACTGGGCACCACCATCTACCATGCCCAAGGCGTCGAACTGGATGCGCCCCAGGCGTTCTTCGTACCGAACTCGCAGCTCAAGAGCCTGCGCCGCGAGGCCATCGACGCGCTGACCGAAGCCCGCATCGCCGCCCACCCGCGGGGCGGGCGCAAGGCCGAAAGCACACCGCCTCCGGTTTACCCGGAGTCGCACCTGTCGTTCCTGGCCAACGTCTACAACCACAAGGCTCGCGAGTTCTACCATCGCCACGGCGTGCAGTTGATCGACGCAGCCTACGAGGCCCACGAGGAACTGGGTGAAGTGCCGGTGATGATCACCAAGCACTGCCTGCGCTTCTCCTTCAACCTGTGCCCGAAACAGGCCAAGGGCGTCACCGGCGTGAAGACCAAGGTCGCACCGATGCAACTGGTACACGGCGATGAAGTGCTGACCCTGAAATTCGACTGCAAGCCTTGCGAGATGCACGTGATAGGCAAGATGAAGGGCCATATCCTCGACCTGCCACTACCCGGCAGCGCCGCGGCTCAGGTGGTCGGCCACATCACCCCGGAAGACCTGATGAAGACCGCACGCCAGCGCGGACCGCACTGA
- a CDS encoding MBL fold metallo-hydrolase, with protein MSRTPLALLLSALTLATAGALPAHAAQPALAASATTEQATQAGYYRFNVGELQVTALSDGSVPVDSHALLKGLSTEQIDKLLARGFQTNPVETSINAFLIDTGKRLVLVDTGAGTLFGAHTGGKLLGSLSRIGVKPEQIDDILITHLHSDHSGGLVQGGQIVFPNAVVHVAKSDIDYFLAADRQNGVPGYDKSYFKIASDSISPYLASGQVKTFEGSSEVLPGITTIPAPGHTPGHSNFRLKNGEDSITFIGDLVHVYAVQMPNPKVTIDFDLDQPSASAQRKNRFDAFVAQRERIAAAHLPYPGIGHLRQDGQGYAFVPVDYRFRP; from the coding sequence ATGTCTCGCACGCCCCTCGCCCTCCTCCTCAGCGCCCTGACCCTTGCCACTGCCGGCGCGCTCCCCGCCCATGCTGCACAACCGGCGCTGGCAGCGAGCGCAACAACCGAGCAGGCCACCCAGGCCGGTTACTACCGCTTCAATGTCGGTGAGCTGCAGGTCACGGCACTGAGCGACGGTTCGGTTCCGGTGGACAGCCATGCGCTGCTCAAGGGACTGTCCACCGAGCAGATCGACAAACTGCTCGCGCGCGGCTTCCAGACCAATCCGGTGGAAACCTCGATCAACGCCTTTCTGATCGACACTGGCAAGCGTCTGGTGCTCGTCGATACTGGCGCAGGCACTCTTTTCGGCGCCCACACCGGCGGCAAGCTGCTAGGCAGCCTCTCGCGGATCGGCGTGAAGCCGGAGCAGATCGATGACATTCTCATCACCCACCTGCACAGCGACCACAGCGGTGGCCTAGTTCAGGGCGGGCAGATCGTGTTCCCCAATGCCGTGGTGCATGTGGCCAAGAGCGATATCGACTATTTCCTGGCCGCCGACCGCCAAAACGGCGTACCCGGTTATGACAAGTCCTACTTCAAGATCGCCAGCGACAGCATCTCGCCCTACCTGGCATCGGGTCAGGTGAAAACCTTCGAGGGCAGCAGTGAAGTGCTGCCAGGAATCACCACGATCCCGGCTCCAGGCCATACGCCTGGGCACAGCAACTTCCGCCTGAAGAATGGGGAAGACAGCATCACCTTTATCGGCGACCTGGTGCATGTCTATGCCGTGCAGATGCCCAACCCTAAGGTCACCATCGATTTCGACCTCGACCAACCGAGTGCCTCCGCCCAGCGCAAGAACCGCTTCGATGCCTTCGTCGCACAGCGCGAGCGCATTGCCGCTGCTCACCTGCCTTATCCCGGCATCGGCCATCTACGCCAGGACGGCCAGGGCTATGCCTTCGTACCGGTGGATTATCGTTTCCGGCCATAG
- a CDS encoding LysR family transcriptional regulator, with translation MISLDVLLEEQNVTRAARRLNISQSTLSGQLSRLRMLFGDALLMPSSNGRGMVPTPRALELRGPLGQALAGLREAVVSDSEFVPATSRRTFVIAANDNVFTIAGLSVMAQAAALQNPGLRIASIPASEEGLVERMARGEVDLFLGDAARIPDVLKIRFLKSDHFLMAQRIGHPRGKVVPTLAEYCQLQHVIVSQRAHFHTAIDDVLADLGRVRHVAMAVPSYNQVALVLAHSDQVATMPSRLLARYDSLLEVVDLPFDIPQFQFSMAWHPRAHHDPGSIWLRERFIEAITAGH, from the coding sequence TTGATCTCGCTTGACGTGCTGCTGGAAGAGCAGAATGTCACCCGCGCCGCCCGGCGTCTGAATATCAGCCAGTCGACCCTGTCCGGGCAGCTTTCGCGGCTGCGTATGTTGTTCGGCGATGCACTGCTGATGCCATCCAGCAACGGGCGCGGTATGGTGCCGACCCCGCGAGCGCTGGAGCTGCGCGGGCCGCTTGGCCAGGCGCTGGCAGGCCTGCGTGAGGCGGTGGTGAGCGACAGCGAGTTCGTCCCCGCAACCTCGCGGCGAACCTTCGTCATCGCTGCCAACGACAACGTATTCACCATCGCCGGGCTCTCGGTAATGGCTCAGGCCGCAGCGTTGCAAAACCCGGGACTGCGCATTGCCTCGATACCGGCGAGCGAAGAAGGTTTGGTCGAGCGCATGGCGCGCGGTGAAGTCGATCTGTTTCTCGGTGATGCGGCCAGGATTCCGGATGTATTGAAGATTCGCTTCCTCAAGAGCGATCACTTCCTGATGGCCCAGCGCATTGGCCACCCGCGTGGCAAGGTGGTGCCGACCCTGGCTGAGTACTGCCAGCTGCAGCATGTGATCGTGTCGCAACGGGCGCATTTTCATACCGCCATCGACGATGTTCTAGCGGATCTGGGGCGTGTACGCCACGTCGCCATGGCCGTGCCCAGCTACAACCAGGTCGCCTTGGTACTGGCGCACAGTGATCAGGTGGCAACCATGCCAAGCCGCTTGCTGGCTCGTTACGATTCCCTGCTCGAAGTGGTCGACCTGCCATTCGATATTCCTCAGTTCCAGTTTTCGATGGCCTGGCACCCGAGGGCGCACCATGATCCGGGGTCGATCTGGCTGCGTGAGCGCTTCATCGAAGCCATCACGGCAGGGCATTGA